A DNA window from Daucus carota subsp. sativus chromosome 3, DH1 v3.0, whole genome shotgun sequence contains the following coding sequences:
- the LOC108213400 gene encoding uncharacterized protein LOC108213400 translates to MKRMVMRNATIPVMLFFLLCMFQGSVQGRHLLSSGPGIRPKPDDAAHFARWLVSQSFWGDLSTIESDLGGAPFGNVVSFSDGTPDKGTGIPYFYLTLLDPTARNALKDQRSSFTLSEYSLGTCGKTDPENPTCAKITLTGKLKMVDGKSSEAKYALTALFSKHPEMKDWPKDHNFQIFKLDIEDIFLINWFGGRKPLTVDQYLHA, encoded by the exons atgaagagaatgGTGATGAGAAATGCGACGATCCCCGTGATGTTATTCTTCCTGTTATGCATGTTCCAAGGCAGTGTACAAGGTCGTCATTTACTATCTTCTGGGCCTGGAATCAGGCCCAAGCCAGATGATGCTGCTCATTTCGCTCGCTGGCTCGTATCTCAATCTTTTTGGGGTGATCTCAG TACCATTGAGAGTGATTTGGGGGGAGCTCCTTTTGG GAATGTAGTTTCTTTTAGCGATGGGACGCCTGATAAAGGCACGGGCATCCCATACTTTTACTTGACTCTCTTGGATCCAACAGCTAGAAACGCATTGAAGGACCAGAGGTCATCTTTCACATTAAGTGAGTATAGTCTTGGAACTTGCGGCAAGACAGACCCGGAGAACCCTACTTGTGCAAAAATTACACTGACAGGAAAG TTGAAGATGGTAGATGGCAAATCCAGTGAGGCTAAATATGCTCTAACTGCCTTGTTTTCCAAGCATCCGGAGATGAAAG ATTGGCCAAAGGATCACAACTTTCAGATCTTCAAACTAGACATTGAGGATATATTTCTGATAAATTGGTTTGGCGGTCGGAAACCTTTGACAGTGGATCAATATCTTCATGCCTGA
- the LOC108213273 gene encoding uncharacterized protein LOC108213273 isoform X2 has product MDNIPYHMINNLRPNTGNGWRLKVRLTRMWNQMTRNAQRVAINLIFVDALGGRIHATIPAPYIGQLENYFTEGETYDVNNFIVRRYADMQHGRCFKNDIYIQLNNLTEVMVTGGVDYIQQHVFDFTDLDALYTAAQEQKYLIDVVGILEQAGPLTHFRNRLGQEEHTSARAVFYNEMAEEFHQAIQQANQHPIVVIISSCKPQMFSQEPNVTNFQATRFFINPNHEAVDDLRNALSVANWQNH; this is encoded by the exons atggataatATTCCTTATCACATGATAAACAACCTGCGGCCTAACACAGGAAATGGTTGGAGGCTCAAGGTTCGACTAACAAGAATGTGGAACCAGATGACCCGGAATGCACAGAGGGTTGCAATCAACTTGATTTTCGTTGATGCGCTG GGAGGGAGAATTCACGCAACAATTCCTGCACCATACATCGGCCAGCTAGAGAATTATTTTACTGAAGGAGAAACCTATGATGTGAATAACTTTATTGTTAGGCGATATGCGGACATGCAACATGGTAGATGTTTTAAGAATGATATCTACATCCAGTTAAACAATTTGACTGAAGTTATGGTTACTGGAGGTGTGGATTACATCCAGCAGCATGTATTCGATTTTACTGATTTGGATGCTTTGTACACTGCTGCACAGGAACAGAAATATCTGATTG ATGTTGTGGGGATTTTGGAACAAGCTGGGCCACTCACTCACTTTAGAAACCGCCTCGGTCAAGAAGAGCA CACATCGGCCAGAGCAGTTTTCTACAATGAAATGGCAGAAGAGTTTCACCAAGCTATCCAACAAGCCAACCAACATCCAATAGTGGTTATCATCTCGAGCTGCAAACCTCAAATGTTCTCAC AGGAGCCAAACGTAACAAACTTCCAAGCTACAAGATTTTTCATTAATCCAAATCATGAGGCAGTTGATGATTTGAGGAACGCTTTAAG TGTGGCTAATTGGCAAAACCACTAA
- the LOC108213273 gene encoding uncharacterized protein LOC108213273 isoform X1 — protein MDNIPYHMINNLRPNTGNGWRLKVRLTRMWNQMTRNAQRVAINLIFVDALGGRIHATIPAPYIGQLENYFTEGETYDVNNFIVRRYADMQHGRCFKNDIYIQLNNLTEVMVTGGVDYIQQHVFDFTDLDALYTAAQEQKYLIDVVGILEQAGPLTHFRNRLGQEEQYVEFRITDMFTSARAVFYNEMAEEFHQAIQQANQHPIVVIISSCKPQMFSQEPNVTNFQATRFFINPNHEAVDDLRNALSVANWQNH, from the exons atggataatATTCCTTATCACATGATAAACAACCTGCGGCCTAACACAGGAAATGGTTGGAGGCTCAAGGTTCGACTAACAAGAATGTGGAACCAGATGACCCGGAATGCACAGAGGGTTGCAATCAACTTGATTTTCGTTGATGCGCTG GGAGGGAGAATTCACGCAACAATTCCTGCACCATACATCGGCCAGCTAGAGAATTATTTTACTGAAGGAGAAACCTATGATGTGAATAACTTTATTGTTAGGCGATATGCGGACATGCAACATGGTAGATGTTTTAAGAATGATATCTACATCCAGTTAAACAATTTGACTGAAGTTATGGTTACTGGAGGTGTGGATTACATCCAGCAGCATGTATTCGATTTTACTGATTTGGATGCTTTGTACACTGCTGCACAGGAACAGAAATATCTGATTG ATGTTGTGGGGATTTTGGAACAAGCTGGGCCACTCACTCACTTTAGAAACCGCCTCGGTCAAGAAGAGCAGTATGTTGAGTTTAGAATCACGGATATGTT CACATCGGCCAGAGCAGTTTTCTACAATGAAATGGCAGAAGAGTTTCACCAAGCTATCCAACAAGCCAACCAACATCCAATAGTGGTTATCATCTCGAGCTGCAAACCTCAAATGTTCTCAC AGGAGCCAAACGTAACAAACTTCCAAGCTACAAGATTTTTCATTAATCCAAATCATGAGGCAGTTGATGATTTGAGGAACGCTTTAAG TGTGGCTAATTGGCAAAACCACTAA
- the LOC108213273 gene encoding uncharacterized protein LOC108213273 isoform X3 produces the protein MDNIPYHMINNLRPNTGNGWRLKVRLTRMWNQMTRNAQRVAINLIFVDALGGRIHATIPAPYIGQLENYFTEGETYDVNNFIVRRYADMQHGRCFKNDIYIQLNNLTEVMVTGGVDYIQQHVFDFTDLDALYTAAQEQKYLIDVVGILEQAGPLTHFRNRLGQEEQYVEFRITDMFTSARAVFYNEMAEEFHQAIQQANQHPIVVIISSCKPQIGAKRNKLPSYKIFH, from the exons atggataatATTCCTTATCACATGATAAACAACCTGCGGCCTAACACAGGAAATGGTTGGAGGCTCAAGGTTCGACTAACAAGAATGTGGAACCAGATGACCCGGAATGCACAGAGGGTTGCAATCAACTTGATTTTCGTTGATGCGCTG GGAGGGAGAATTCACGCAACAATTCCTGCACCATACATCGGCCAGCTAGAGAATTATTTTACTGAAGGAGAAACCTATGATGTGAATAACTTTATTGTTAGGCGATATGCGGACATGCAACATGGTAGATGTTTTAAGAATGATATCTACATCCAGTTAAACAATTTGACTGAAGTTATGGTTACTGGAGGTGTGGATTACATCCAGCAGCATGTATTCGATTTTACTGATTTGGATGCTTTGTACACTGCTGCACAGGAACAGAAATATCTGATTG ATGTTGTGGGGATTTTGGAACAAGCTGGGCCACTCACTCACTTTAGAAACCGCCTCGGTCAAGAAGAGCAGTATGTTGAGTTTAGAATCACGGATATGTT CACATCGGCCAGAGCAGTTTTCTACAATGAAATGGCAGAAGAGTTTCACCAAGCTATCCAACAAGCCAACCAACATCCAATAGTGGTTATCATCTCGAGCTGCAAACCTCAAAT AGGAGCCAAACGTAACAAACTTCCAAGCTACAAGATTTTTCATTAA
- the LOC108213274 gene encoding uncharacterized protein LOC108213274 isoform X2: MIFVDELGGRIHAWLPALQMQRLGSHIIEGETYDVQNFVVRNYTDIQNGRCFRKVFYIRLNHMTQVLHTGAVDYIPHNVFQFTKLSALMAVVGDDQFLIDVVGILVEIQPITSFTNNNMEQESCIQFTITDIEKSAQVIFYKEMAQSFNQAIHDAVQHPIIVIISSCKAQMVTGEATLTNFEPTRFFINHNHEAVEDLRAAIRFAERHNNP, from the exons GCATGGCTTCCTGCACTACAAATGCAACGCCTGGGAAGTCATATTATTGAAGGAGAAACGTATGATGTGCAAAATTTTGTTGTTCGGAACTATACGGACATCCAAAATGGAAGATGCTTCAGGAAGGTTTTCTATATCAGACTGAATCATATGACTCAGGTTTTGCACACTGGAGCTGTGGATTATATCCCGCATAATGTCTTCCAATTCACAAAATTGTCGGCTTTAATGGCTGTGGTTGGCGATGACCAATTTCTCATCG ATGTTGTTGGAATACTGGTAGAGATTCAGCCAATCACTAGCTTCACAAACAATAACATGGAGCAAGAATCATGTATTCAGTTTACAATAACTGATATCGA GAAATCTGCACAAGTGATTTTCTATAAGGAAATGGCACAATCATTTAATCAGGCCATCCATGATGCCGTCCAGCATCcaattatagttataatttcCAGTTGTAAAGCTCAAATGGTAACAG GTGAAGCAACCTTGACAAACTTTGAACCAACAAGGTTTTTCATAAATCACAACCACGAGGCAGTTGAAGATCTAAGGGCCGCAATAAG GTTTGCTGAAAGGCATAATAATCCATga
- the LOC108213274 gene encoding uncharacterized protein LOC108213274 isoform X1, with product MIFVDELGGRIHAWLPALQMQRLGSHIIEGETYDVQNFVVRNYTDIQNGRCFRKVFYIRLNHMTQVLHTGAVDYIPHNVFQFTKLSALMAVVGDDQFLIDVVGILVEIQPITSFTNNNMEQESCIQFTITDIEKSAQVIFYKEMAQSFNQAIHDAVQHPIIVIISSCKAQMVTGEATLTNFEPTRFFINHNHEAVEDLRAAIRFNKSHTLFKIILLTEI from the exons GCATGGCTTCCTGCACTACAAATGCAACGCCTGGGAAGTCATATTATTGAAGGAGAAACGTATGATGTGCAAAATTTTGTTGTTCGGAACTATACGGACATCCAAAATGGAAGATGCTTCAGGAAGGTTTTCTATATCAGACTGAATCATATGACTCAGGTTTTGCACACTGGAGCTGTGGATTATATCCCGCATAATGTCTTCCAATTCACAAAATTGTCGGCTTTAATGGCTGTGGTTGGCGATGACCAATTTCTCATCG ATGTTGTTGGAATACTGGTAGAGATTCAGCCAATCACTAGCTTCACAAACAATAACATGGAGCAAGAATCATGTATTCAGTTTACAATAACTGATATCGA GAAATCTGCACAAGTGATTTTCTATAAGGAAATGGCACAATCATTTAATCAGGCCATCCATGATGCCGTCCAGCATCcaattatagttataatttcCAGTTGTAAAGCTCAAATGGTAACAG GTGAAGCAACCTTGACAAACTTTGAACCAACAAGGTTTTTCATAAATCACAACCACGAGGCAGTTGAAGATCTAAGGGCCGCAATAAGGTTTAACAAGTCACAcactttgtttaaaattatattattaactgAGATCTAA